The sequence below is a genomic window from Variovorax paradoxus B4.
CCGCTCAAACTGGCTTCACGATGAGGACGCTGGAAATTCTCGGGTCCGCAAGAAAACTGATCACGACTAATCCCAGTGTTCTTGGTGCGAGTTTCTATGATCCAAAGAATGTCTTGGCGATTGATCGTAAAAATCCTGCAATACCAAAAGATTTCCTAAGATCGCCGCGCATTGATGTTGACGAAGCTATCGTTGCCTACTACTCGATAGCTGCCTGGGCGGATGAGATTTTTGGTGACTTGCCAAAGGTTCGGGCGAAACTCCCCGAGCAGCAGATGCCGACACTCGTGGATTAGTTCCTGTTTTTTAATATTGCTGGTCAATGAGTTGGTTGACAATAAAATCCATCCATATTTCACGGGCCCGAACTGAAAAATAATATGCGAGCAATAAAATTCGCCGCGCCAAGATTGCGATATAAATCGATTCTTTTGTGGATTTCGTTTGCAACTGCATTCATTTCTGGGCTGTATGTTGAGACACCCGTCGGGATCCTGTTTTTCGCCTATTTTGTGATGGCGGCGACTTATGTTCCGATGGTGATATTCAACCGATCATTTGGTGTCACCAAGGATTTTGTTTTCTTATTTGTTCTCCTTCTTCTCGTCTCACTGATCAGCGTGCTGCTCACGTATGAGAGTTATGGAATGTTCGTAGAAAGAGTAATTTCTGCGAGCGCAAAAATCGTGTTACTCATGTTTTTTGTTGTTTATTACTACTCGGCATATCGATTAACAGGTAAGTCGGTCGGTGCGTTTTTTGAAAAGTACCTGCAGGTTGCAGCTTTCTTTTCATGGCTGGGTATCGCCCAGCAACTATTTTTTGTTGTTGCCCAAGTTGACATATTTTTTCCATTCACCGAAGGCGCCAAAGACTACGGGGTTTATTTGGGTGTTGCTGGACTGAGTGTTGAACCGGCGTTCTATGCATGTGCGTTGGTTCCTGCCGCTGCTTATCACATGTCCAGTTTCGTTCGCCACTTTAAGGTGAGCCTGAGCGGAGCAGCAGTCATCGTCGCCCTGATATTTTCAACTTCATCTCTCGGATATCTTGGCCTGTTTGCAGCGGTAGTGATTTCGTTCTTGACTGGGTTAAGTCCAAAAAAACTCTGGATTCTAAGTTTTACGATTCCATTTGCGCTGTTCGGCGCATACAAGTTGTCCGAAACCGAATTCTTTCAGTTGAGGTGGAACGATACTGTCTCCATGCTCGCTAACACTCAATTGACCGTAGATGATGGGATCAACATTAGTACCTACTCTGCGGTGGTAAATGCGTCCATCGCCCAGCGCTCCATTGAAGATAATTTTGGAGTAGGAGCGGGATTTGGGATGTATAGCGTCGTATTTGACAAATACATTGACAATTATGAAATGCCGACATACCGCGATGAACTCCCGGGTCGAGGTTCTGCGACGTCGATGTTGAGTCGCCTAACGGCAGAGCTTGGAGTAGGGGCTTGGCTGTTTATCTGTCTTTTTTTCTATTGGAGCTGGCGAGTCATCAGGTCTGAAAACTATGCTGCGATAAGCATCGCATGCCTGTCGAGTTTGATCATTATTCTTCTTCGGATGGGGGAGTATTATGCCAATGGCATCGTCTTTGTGTTTCTTTTGATTTACTTGATGCACAAGGAATTGCGAATTCTCAGGCGAATCGAGCGAAACTCTCTTACTTAAAGTGCCGTGCTGATGAATTTGCAACGGCTCGCGGCGGTATTAAATACTCTCGTTTTGCGCGGCGCGGGGGCGGCTGTCGCAGTCTTATTTACTGTTCTAGTTTCTCGCTACTTGGAGACAAGAGACGCAGCTCGTTTTTTTCTGCTATTCAATATTAGTGTCATCGCGGCCGTGTGCTATCGCTGGGGGTTGGACGAAGTCATCATCCGGCGCGTAGCTTCTGCTTCCGCTTCCGAAGTTTCCACATTGAGAATGCACTTAATTGTTATTTCTCATCGACGCGTACTCACGTGGACAGGATTGTCATTGATTCTGTCTTTGGCGCTGCAGCAGCCGAAAATAAGTTTAGTGCTTTATGGATTCACGTTTACTGAAGCTCTCGGCCTTTCGGTTGCATCCGCGCTGATTGCACTTTCTGCATGTGCAGCTCGTGCTTACCAAGGAGAAGGACGTACAAACCTTGCCACATTTCTCTTGAATATTGTGGTTCCCCTTTTCTCTCTTTTCGGATTGCTATTACTGATGGCCGGGGGCTGGCGCGCCAACGCGGAGCAGCTTTTTTTTCTGTACACAGCCATTGTTTTTTTTGTGTACTTGAGCGTTATTGCGACTTACAGATCACCTTTATCAGTATTAGTGCGATGCACTAATAGTCTAGATGCTGCCGATCGGAGGGCAGATTCTCGTGCAGCTAACAAGCTCGGCGGAGTAGTTTTGGCGCAGCAAATTTTGGGCTGGACCGCCTTGCTTGTAGTGCCAACCGTCTATGGCGCGGAGCTTTACAAAGGTTTCATGGTGGCGCAGAAAATTTCAACACTTATCAGCTTGGTAATGTTGGCGATTAACTTCACATTCTCTTCACGCTTCGCTGTTCTGCATGCTGAAAGAAAATTCAATGAATTACGAAGAATCATAAGGATTTCGTTCTTTACAATTCTTGGCGCCAGCATTCTGGCATCTATCGCCATCATGCTATTTCGCGAGCAGATTTTCGCGTTCGCTCGAATAGAGAAAAATATGGATGCCACACTTGTGGTGTTGCTATTTAGTCAAGTGCTTTTTTCAGTTGCCTCACTCTTTTCGGTGGTGCTAAGTATGTGTCGAGACGAAAATTTCCTATTGATTTCGCAGGGCGCAATAAACTTCATTGGGGTTCTTGTGTTTTTTTGTTTAAGTTATTTTTTTGCGATCGAAATGGCTTGTGTTTCTTTTGTACTTGGCTATTTGGCGCTCTCGTTGATATTGGGTGTACGGGTGCGTAATATCACTGTCGCTTGAGGGGGGGGGGTGTGAACTCAAGTTTAAAATACAGAAAAATAAAAGATTTCAAATTTAGTGGAACTGCAGTATTTGGGAAGGTAAATTATGCGAACGTGGTTGCGATATATCTTTATGATACTTCTCTGGGTGGTTGGATAAAGAAGATAATCTTTTCTCTGTTCTACGCGACGCGAGTGATTACGCATGAGACAGCGAAATGCCGCGTGCTGCTTTTCTATTCTGCCCGTCATAAAAAGAGAGCCGACTATGACTACATACCGAATCAACTGCGTGAAATCCTAGGAAGGAACTGCTCCTACGCAGAAAGCGAAGAGCGATTTTCTATCGTACAGGCTTGGCAGACGCTCACGCGATTTTGGTCATCTTTTCAAGGCGTAAAAGGGTATCGCGTTGGAGTTTTGCAAAAAGTAGCAACTGCACTGCTCATTGCAAAATACAGAACTACCGCTATTTACTCGTTTCGGTCGCTGCTGCGAGGACAGGATCGCTTGGTTACTTTCTGCGACGCCCATGCGCCCGAAAATCTTTTGGCTCAAATGGGAAATACTGCTGGATTGTTTACGGTGACCAACCAGCACGGACAGTACCGTGTCTTAGATGAGCGAAATATGAGCTCTGATGCTGAAGCTTATTCAAACTTTGTTAGCCGGCGAATGCTCTGTTGGGGTAAAGCTACGCAAGCCGAATTTTCTCGCTATGGATTTCCGCCGGAGAACTTAATAGTAAGCGGATGGGTCAAGGACTGGAGTCGGCTCGCCTTGCCTAGGGCAAAGAAGATTTCTAAAGGTGTGTTCGGTGTGATGCTGAATGCTGACAGCGCTAAAGAATCTAACCTTGAGTTGATTGCGACTGCTAAATTTATTGCGCAGGAGCTCGGACTTCAATATTTGATTCGGTTGCATCCGTGGAGTCGCCCTAAAGAATATCTAGAACATTTGGATGGAGGCTTGCAAAGCATTGGACATTTCGATATTGCAACCTATTTGATTGATGTCGATTTTAGTCTGGCTCATATGTCGGGTGCGGTCGTTGAGGTTTTATATGCCGGAGCACCGATTTATTTATTGAACGATGGGCGCTTG
It includes:
- a CDS encoding lipopolysaccharide biosynthesis protein, producing MLMNLQRLAAVLNTLVLRGAGAAVAVLFTVLVSRYLETRDAARFFLLFNISVIAAVCYRWGLDEVIIRRVASASASEVSTLRMHLIVISHRRVLTWTGLSLILSLALQQPKISLVLYGFTFTEALGLSVASALIALSACAARAYQGEGRTNLATFLLNIVVPLFSLFGLLLLMAGGWRANAEQLFFLYTAIVFFVYLSVIATYRSPLSVLVRCTNSLDAADRRADSRAANKLGGVVLAQQILGWTALLVVPTVYGAELYKGFMVAQKISTLISLVMLAINFTFSSRFAVLHAERKFNELRRIIRISFFTILGASILASIAIMLFREQIFAFARIEKNMDATLVVLLFSQVLFSVASLFSVVLSMCRDENFLLISQGAINFIGVLVFFCLSYFFAIEMACVSFVLGYLALSLILGVRVRNITVA